The Silvibacterium dinghuense region TGAGAACCACGGGCACCATGCCGGTGCCCGACATGCCCGCGGTCAGAGGAGAGCTGGTCATGTTGCCGGCGACGTTGAGGGTCGCGCTGTAGGCGGACGCAGCCTGGGGCGTGAAGCGGACCTCGATGGTGCAATGGCTGCCTGCGGCCAGTGTCGCGCCGCAGGTGCCGGCGCTTCCCAGTGAGAACTCTGCCGGATTGGTCCCCGTGATGGTGATGCCGCTGAGATTGAGCTGGATGGTGCCGGTATTCGTGAGCGTTTCATCCAGCGAGGCCGTGCCGCCCACCTCCGTTGCAGGAAACGCCAGGTCAGGAATGGAAAGCGCCGCGGATGTCGTTCCTGCGCCCACGCCGATACCGCTCAGCTGCGCAACCAGCGGGGATGCCGGATCGTTGCTGGCGAAACTTATCGTGCCGGTCAGGGCGCCGGCAACCTGCGGAGTAAATGCCATGGCAACCGTGCAGGAACTGCCGGCCGCCAACGGCTCCGTGAAGTCGCACGTGCCGCCGCCGATGACGGCAAAGTCTCCGGTCACGCTGTACGGTGTGGTGCTGAAGTCGAGCGCCGCTGCGCCGCTGTTCTGAATCGTCAGATACATCGGGCTGCTCGTCGAGCCCGTGTTTACGTTGCCGAAATTGAGCGCTCCCTGTGCGCCGATCGCCATCACCTGGTTGATGTTCTGCGCGGTAACGATCATCCTGCCGTCGGACAGAAATGTCGCGCCTGCGTTGTAGCCGCCTGCGCCGAACCTTGTCGTGTAGCTCGTCGATGGAAACTGCGCAATGGTGCCGCTGCTGTCGATCTTGTAGATGAGCCCCTGAAAATCGATCGGGTATGCGTTGCCGGAGCCATCGACGGCAATCGCGATCGGCGCGATCACCGCACCGGATGCGGGCAGATCCTGCGCGGCCAGTTGCGCGGAGGTGCCGAGGGCGATGTCGCCGATGCCCGCAACCGTGCTGATGACCTGGGTGGCGGCATTCACCATGCGCAGCCGGTCGCTGCCGGTGTCGGCGATGTAGAGGTTGCCCTTCGCATCGACGGCCAGGCCCTCCGGATACCCCAGCGTCGCGCTGGTCGCCGGGCCGCCATCGCCGGAGTAGCCAAGAAACGGAAGCGGTTCCTTATTCGCATACGCAAGCGGAAAGTTCTGCCCCGCATACGCGGTGATCGTGCCGCTGCTGTCCACCTTGCGCACGTAGCCGAGATCCACATCTGCGATGTAGAGATTGTTCTTCGAGTCGAGCGCAATCGCGCCGACCTGATCGAAGAGCGCGCTGGTCGCGGCTCCGCCGTCGCCGGTGTAGCCCAGCTGATAGCTGACCGGCCCGGCATAGGTGGTAATGATGCCCGTCGCGGCATCCACTCTGCGAATCGCCGTCGGGTAATCGGAGATATAGAGGTTATCCGCGGAATCGATGGCCAGCGAGACCGGCTCCTGCAATACGGCCGAGGTGGCCGCGCCACCCTCACCGCTATACTGCGAGGCCGGATAGCCCTGCTGCGGCGTGCCCGCGTAGATCGAGATGTTGCCCGAGGTGTCGATCCTGCGCACCACGAAGTTCTGGGCATCGGCGACGTAGATATTTCCCTTGCTGTCCGCCACGACACTCGAAGGACGATCGAGCTCGGCGCTGGTGGCCGGGCCGTTGTTGCCGGAGTAGCCCTGCGCGCCTGTCCCGGCAATCACCGAGACCGCTGGCAGGAAAGAAAGATGAGAGCCAGTGGCCGCAGGCAGCGCCAGCACCGTGCCCGAAAGATTGATCGCCCCCGAAACGATGTTGCCTGAAGAATCCTCGTAGCTATAGGTAGCCGTAGCGGTGTAGGTGCCGGGCGAAGCAGGCGCGGAAAAATAAATGGGAGCCTGGCAGTCCAGACCATCGGCAAAGGGTCCGCTCCCGCCGGGGCACTGGTACGCACGCGAGGTATCGACCTGGAAATATGAGGCGCCGGAACCGGTGATGAGCAGCCCCTGCGGATACCCTGCCACCGAGGAGGGGACGCTGACGACGATCACGTTGTCTTCGGTAATCATGCCGGGATAGGCCGTGAACACGGCCGTTCCGTTCGACTGGACATAGGCCGACATGCTGACCTGGGCCGCCGCGGGAGCGGCTGCGCCGAGCACCCATCCCCCCGCACAGATTGCCATCGCCGCCGCGAGCCTGCGAGGCCCTGCCGCATTGTTTCGTAGATTCCGCATGGCTGCAGTCCTCGACTGTTGCGACTAGGAGAAGCTCAGGGTGACGGTGATGCTGAGCACCTGCCCGGCAGCGACGGCCTGCGTAACCGTGGTCCCGGTAAAGGGCAGGGCCAGTACCCCGGTCAGCGACGGCAGGCTGCCCTGGTTCTGGCACTGCGACGGGCTCACCGTGGCCGTCGTCGAAGCCGCGCCGATCGAGGCGAAGCAGGAAACGAAGACCGTCTGCACCCCGTAAACGGTCACCGGCTGCGTGCCGCTGTTGGTGTAATTGCCCGAAAGCACAAGCTGCGTCGGATATTTCGAGCCGCTCGGGGTGGGCGTCGTAAGGGTGAGCCCGGCATCGCAGACCGGCGAGTTCGGGCAGATGACGGTGCCGAAGTAGCCGCTCATCGAGGTCACGATCAGCCCGTCCCAGTAGGAGTTCGCCGCCCCGCTATAGTTCCAGCCGCACCAGGGGCTCGAGGGCGAGGAGGCCGGAAACATGCCCGAGTTCGCCGCGTTGCACAGCACCACCGCCCACTCGCCGATAACCGCCTGGCCGGAGAGCGTGTAGCTCAGCAGCGAGTCCCCCGAGCCCGGGGTGAGCAGCGCGTTCTCGAACTCCTTCGTGCTGGCAATCGATCCATCCGGGTTTTTGACGACAAACTTCCAATGCCCATGGACCTTGATTCCCTCCTCGCCCGGCTTTTGCGGAGCGGCGGGCGCCGTCTTCTCCACCGACGGCCCCTGCGCCACGAGAGGCCCCGGAAGCAGCAGAAACAGCAGGGACAGAAGCAGCGCAATGGGAGTACGTTTCGTCGCAGATGGTTTCAAGTACGGCGGGTTGTGCTTCATGGCTGGACCTCATCTTTCTTTCGGAGTGCGTGGACGGTCTTTGAAAGACTGCGAAACAGGGGATGGGCGGTGATGTCCGCGGGAGGGCTGTCTTCCTGGAAGTGCTGCACGGACACCACGGAGAGCACCTCCCGCTCGACGGTCTGCTCGATGCGGGTCGTGCGGATTTCCGTCCTCTTTTCCCGGCGGCGGTTACCATCTGCCCACTTTTTCCAAAAGGCTTCCATCGGTACACTCTCCGTGCCTGACAATGGGACACCCTGTCCGGCTGCGAGCCACTGGAATCCAAACGCGGCCGAAATGTCTTGAAAAGTCGTCTGAATTGTTTTGAAAACGTTTGAAGGCCTGCTATGCGACCTGTTTTCAATGGCTTGTGCCGCTTTGACGATTTCGAGCTGGACTGCGCCGGCAGGAAGGTACTGCGCAACGGGGAGCGCATCGCGCTCTCTCCCAAGGCATTCGACGTGCTGGTATATCTCGCGTCCAACCCCGGCCGCCTGATCCCGAAAGACGAGCTGATGAAGGCCGTATGGCCGGAGTCTTACGTGGAAGAGAGCAACCTGGCGCAGCAGATCAGCCAGTTGCGCAAGGCCTTCAAGGACAAATCGGACCTGATCGCCACCGTGCCGGGACGGGGCTACCAGTTCACAGCGCAGGTGGTGCCGCTCACCCATCCCCAGGCGGAGCTACCACCGGCTGAGCCGAACCCCGACGTTCTCTTGCTCCAGCATGTCCGTGAACGCACGCACACGGTGCTCGAGCAACGCTCCGAGACCAGGCACGCCTCCCGCAGCCTCCCGTCCTGGGTGGCCTCGTCCTGGATGATCGGGTGCGCCGCTGTGCTCCTGGCACTTTCGGTCATCGGGTATTTCGGCTGGCGGCATTTTGCTCCCCGGCCGCAGCTGCGCAAGGTGGTGATCGCGGACTTCCTGAACCTCACCGGCGATTCCTCCATGGATGCGGCGCTCAAAAGCGCTGTGAGCATCGGCCTGGGGCAGACCCCTTATATCCAGCTCATGAGCGACAGCCTGATTCGCCAGACGCTGGCCAGGATGGAGAAGCCGCCGGATACGCCGCTGCTCGGCGACACGGCGCTCGAAATCTGCCGGCGCGGCGACTACCAGGTGCTGCTTCGCGGACACATTGAACTGACCGATTACCGTTACCAGCTGAGCCTGGAGCCGGTGAACTGCGCGACCGGGAGAAGTCTTGGCGTCTTTCGCGGACAGGCCAATGAAAAAGACACCATCCTCGACACCCTCGACAGCGAGATGCGACGCGTGCGCGCGGTCATCGGCGAGCCGAACGCATCGCTCGCGCAATTCAGCGCGCCGCTGATCGATGCGACGACGTTCTCCTTTGAAGCACTGCAGGACTACAACACCGGCACACGGCTGGGCAACGCCGGCAACTCACAGGCCGCGAAGGCCATGTTCGAAAAGGCCGTGGCCATCGATCCCAAGTTCGCCGAAGGCTGGGATCAGCTCGGTGTGGCATGGTGGGATCTGGGCGACAGCAACAAGGCCGCAGCGATGTTTCAAAAAGCCTACGACCTGAGCTCGAACGTCACCCAGGATGAGAAGTTCAGTATCCGTTATCACTACGACGCCGCCACGCTGGGCGACCTGGTCGCCGGCGCGAAGAACCTGGAGGCATACACGAAGGTCTATCCCGCCGACGACTGGGGATGGGGAGCGCTGGCCGATGCCTACGTCCAGCTCGGCGACTTTCCCCACGCGCTCACAACCGCCGAGCAGGTGCTCAGGCATGGCACCTACCATCTGGAAATGATCGACGAGGTGTGGATCGGCGCGCTCTTCCGCTCCAACCGCTTTGCCGATGCCAAGCGCGCCATCGCGCAGGCGCAGGCCCAGGGCAGGGATGGCCCGCACCTGCACCACATGCTCTATGAAATGGCGCTCATCGAGCAGGATCGCGAAACGCAGCGCAAAGAAGCGGCATGGTCGAAAAATCAGCCCGAGTACAGCAAGATGCTTCGCATCGAGGCCATTGCCAGTGCAGATGCAGGTAAGCTGCAGGAGTTCGAGTCCTCGTTCGAGAAGGATCTCCCTCTGGCGGCGAAGGACATCAGCCCATCGTTTGCCGACAGCATGCTCCTCGATGAAGCGCTGATCGAGATGGAGTTCGGCCGCATGGAGAAAGCTGCTTCCGTTCTCGAGAAAGTGCAGAACAAGTCCGACCTGGATTCCATCCTGATGGACGCCCGCGCCGGAAACTTCACGCCCGCCAAAGCCCTCCTGCGCCAGAAAGAATCCAGGCCCACCGACACCTTTCGCCACTATCTGCAGCTGCCGGAACTGCGCGCGCTCGCAGCCCTGCATAACCACGACCCACTCAGCGCGATTGCCGCATTGGAAGTCTCGCGGCCCTACGAGCTGGCACGCGGCGACATCCTCGAAGTCCGCGCCCAGGCATATCTGACTGCCGGTCAAGCCGATCAGGCTATCGCCGAATACCAGAAGATGCTGGCTCATCCCGCACTGGAAGATCCCATGCTGCCCAGAACCATCCTGGCGCACCTGGGATTGGCCCGCGCCTACGCTCTGCAGCGAGAAACCGCCGCCAGCCGCGCCGAATACGAAAAACTGTTTGAACTTTGGAAGGATGCGGACCCGGGTCTCCCCATTCTCGATCAGGCGCGTCGCGAATACAGGCAGCTCGACTCATCCTCCGGCGTTCACCCCTGAGCGGATGGCTGCCAGAGGAGAAATTACTTTCTGGTGTACACGTCCAGGAGCACGTCCATCGAGTTGCGCGCATGCTGGAGAGCCGTGCCGGTGCCGTCGAGCCTGCTCATCAGCAGCGCGCCCTCGAGCGCGGCAATCAGCGTATCGGCCAGCTCTGCCGGGCGGCAACTCTCCTGAATCTCTCCGTCCCGGATTCCCTTCCGTATGATGGCGGCGATCCGGCTCCGCCAGTCGGTAAAGGCCTGGTGCACCAGGTCGCGCAGGATCGCGTTGCCATCGTCGGAGTCGACGGCCGTATTCATCAGCGGGCATCCACCCTGGATCGAAGAAGGCTCGGAGACAAAGCGGTCCATCAGGTAGCGCAGCTTCTCCAGCGCGCCCGGAATCTTCTGCAGGTCGTCGGTACGCAGCTTCCTGACCGCGCGCTGTGAAAACAGGAAGGCCTCGGCAGCCAGCGCCTCTTTGGACTCGAAATAGCGATAGATTCCACCTTTTTCAAGTCCCGTCGCCTCCATGATGTCGGCCATGGAACAGCCCGCATAACCGCGCTGATTGAACAGCGGAGCGGCCAGCTCGATGATCCGCTGCCGCGTGATCTCTCCCTTTTTCATGCCTCCCCCCTTTGCGCCCGAAAAAAAGACGAATCGGTCTCTTTCTCTCTTTCATCAGATGCAGAACAGGACCGATCGGTCTTTTTCTACCACAACGAGGACGCATGAGCGCTGCGGCAGTCGCGGTTCCATCACAGCCCCATACCTCCCGGCGCGCCATCAACCCATGGGTGATCGCGCTGACAGTCACGCTCGCTACGTTCATGGAGCTGCTCGACACTTCGATCGCCAACGTATCACTGCCCTACATCGCCGGTGGACTCGGCCGCTCCTTCGATGAAGTCACCTGGATTCTGACCAGCTACCTGGTCGCGAATGCCGTTGTGCTGCCCATGTCCGCATGGCTCAGCCGGGTCTTCGGGCGCAAGAACTATTACATGGCCTGCGTAGCGCTCTTCACGATTACTTCGTTCCTGTGCGGCATCGCACCCAGCCTGCCGTTCATGCTGCTGGCGCGCGTGCTGCAGGGCGTAGGAGGAGGCGGCCTCGCGCCCGTGGAGCAGGCCATCCTGGTGGACACCTTTCCGCCTGCGAAACGGGCTTCGGCCTTTGCCCTCTACACCGTTGCGATCGTTACGGCTCCCGCCATCGGGCCGGTGCTCGGCGGATGGATCACCGATAACTACAACTGGCGCTGGGTCTTCCTGATCAATATCCCGATCGGCATCCTGTCCTTATTCCTCACCAACAGATTCGTCCACGATCCGGAGAGCTATGCCGCCGAGCGCTCTACCGTGCGCGGAAACGACGGACGTCTGCGGGTCGACGGCATCGGCATCGCGCTCATCGGCCTGGGATCGGCCGCGCTGGAAGTGCTGCTGGACCGCGGCCAGATCGACGACTGGTTCGGCTCGACGTTCATCTCATGGATGATGGCCGCTGCTGTTCTCTGCCTCTCCTCGGCAGTGATATGGGAACTGCGCCATCCGGACCCGGTCATCGACTTTCGCCTGCTGAAGACGCGGAATTTCTCCATCGCATGCGCTTTTTACTTCCTCTTCGGCGTGGGCCTCTTCGCTTCGACGACGCTCATCCCGCAGATTCTGCAGTCGCTCTATGGATATCGCGCTATCGATGCGGGGCTGGTGCTCGGTCCGGGAGCCTTTGTCATCACGGTGTTGGCGCCGGTGGGCGCGCAACTGGTGCAGCGACGCATCGTGCACCCGCGCATCATGCTAGTGGGCGCGGTCACAGTAGTAGGCATCTCCTTCCTGCATTACAGCCGCTTCACCCTGCAGACCGACTACGCGCATTACGCCTGGGCCCGCGCGCTCCAGGGACTGGGATACGCCTTCTTCTTCGTGCCGCTGACCATGCTTGCCTACTCGGAGCTGCGGCCGGACCAGAACAACCGCGCTTCCAGCCTGACGAACTTCTTCCGCAACTGGGGCGGCTCATTCGGCATTGCCTTCGCAACCACTCTGGCCGAGCGCCGCGAGGACTTCCACCAGAGCAGCGTAGGCAATCACCTGGCCGCTTCCGCGCCTGCGCTGCAGAATACGGTGCAGCAGATGGCAGGTTACCTGCAGGCGCATGGTTTCTCTCCCGCCGATGCGCTGCAGGCGGCCTACGCGCGCGTCTACAGCCAGTTCACGGCGCAGAGCCAGATGCTGGCCTTCATGGACTGCTTCTTCCTGATCGGCGTGATGACACTGGCCGCCGTGCCGCTGCTCCTGCTCACACGGCACTTTCGCGTAGGGGGTGGCGGGGGTGGAGGACACTGATCCAGAGATTGATCTGCGGAGGAAACGGGCAGGCATGAAATGAACAAAGTTGCGCAATCTGGTGGATGGAATGGGATTGCAAAGATCAGATTCGCCTGCAATTACGGATTTGTTGCGCTTCGAGGGATGCAAAGCGACCCTTGAGGCAATAGACTGTTACCACTCCCGTCAAAGGCAGGTAAAACAGTTTTGGCTCGTCAACTCTCCGTCGCACGCCTTGAAAACAAGAAGCTTCTTTCCGAGCGTGCACAGTGCTACCACCTCGAATTTTCTGTTCCCGCAGCTGAATCTTTTCCTTTCATCTCTGGCCAGTTTGTCTCGGTAGTCGCAGAGGATGGCAACGGCAAACAACAGACCCGCGCCTATTCGATCGCCTCCGGTCCCTCGGCCAATCGCTTCGATCTGTGCGTAAACCGCGTCGAAGGCGGCTTCTTCTCCAATCGCCTCTGCGATCTGGAACCCGGCCAGGAAGTGAATTTCCACGGTCCGCACGGCCTCTTTACGCTGCGTAAGCCGTTGACCGACAGCATTTTCATCGCCACCGGCACCGGCATTGCGCCCATGCGCGGCTTTGCCGAGCATCTTTTCCCCGAGTCGGGCGAGGATCGCAGCGAAGGCCGCCACATCTGGCTGGTCTACGGCACGCGCCATGAAAGCGAGCTCTACTTCCAGAAGTATTTCGAGAAGCTTGCCGCCGAGCGCCCCAACTTCCACTACCTCGCCACGCTCAGCCGTCCGCACGAGGGCTGGGAAGGACTGCGCGGCTACGTGCAGGATCACGTTGCCGATGTCGTCACACGCCGCGCCGCCGGCACGCCAGAGATTACCGTGGCCGAGGGTGCGCCCTACGACATCCACGCTTACATCTGCGGCCTGAACGAGATGGTCTCCGGCAACCGCGACCGCCTCACCGGTCTGGGCTGGGATAAGAAGCAGGTCATCTTCGAGCGCTACGACTAGGCAGCTTCTAGCTTCTAGCTTCTAGCTTCTAGCTTCTAGCTTCTAGCTTCTAGCTTCTAGCTTCTAGCTTCTAGCTTCTAGCTTCTAGCTTCTAGCTTCTAGCTAAAGATTGAAAACGGAAGGCCACGCTCGATGCGTGGCCTTTTTGTTATTTTTTGTGCTTGTTTTCCAGGACTTGCTGCCTCTTTCCCCGGACCTAAAAACGCGCAGAGAGAAGGGTGCACTCAGCGGCACGGTCGAGCTAAAAGCTAAGAGCTAGAAGCTGCTTACAGCTTGAACAGCTCGCGCAGGCGGCGTGTCTGTGCGCGGCTCACCGGAATCTCCGTCTGCTTGCGGTCATCCATGCGCAGCTGGTAGCTCGACTTGAACCACGGCACCACTTCCTTGATGTGGTTGATGTTCACCACGAAGGAGCGATGGGCCCGCCAGAAGAGATTCGGGTCCAGCAGTTCCAGCAATTCCTCGAGCGTACGGCACTTCGACTGCCCTTCGAGCGTCGGCGTCACCACCGAGATCACGCCCTCATCGATCGAGGCAAAGCAGATATCTTTCTGGTCCACCAGCAGCAGGCGGCTCTGTGCCTGCAGCACAATCTTGCCGCTGTGCGGACGGGGGCTGGCCTGCTGCTGCTCGATCAGGCGCAGCAGCGTGTCGATGTTCAGATCGCCTGCGGGCTTCGCCGGCTCCGCCTCGCTGCCGTTCATTTCCTGCAGGCGCAGCCGCACGC contains the following coding sequences:
- a CDS encoding choice-of-anchor D domain-containing protein, which translates into the protein MRNLRNNAAGPRRLAAAMAICAGGWVLGAAAPAAAQVSMSAYVQSNGTAVFTAYPGMITEDNVIVVSVPSSVAGYPQGLLITGSGASYFQVDTSRAYQCPGGSGPFADGLDCQAPIYFSAPASPGTYTATATYSYEDSSGNIVSGAINLSGTVLALPAATGSHLSFLPAVSVIAGTGAQGYSGNNGPATSAELDRPSSVVADSKGNIYVADAQNFVVRRIDTSGNISIYAGTPQQGYPASQYSGEGGAATSAVLQEPVSLAIDSADNLYISDYPTAIRRVDAATGIITTYAGPVSYQLGYTGDGGAATSALFDQVGAIALDSKNNLYIADVDLGYVRKVDSSGTITAYAGQNFPLAYANKEPLPFLGYSGDGGPATSATLGYPEGLAVDAKGNLYIADTGSDRLRMVNAATQVISTVAGIGDIALGTSAQLAAQDLPASGAVIAPIAIAVDGSGNAYPIDFQGLIYKIDSSGTIAQFPSTSYTTRFGAGGYNAGATFLSDGRMIVTAQNINQVMAIGAQGALNFGNVNTGSTSSPMYLTIQNSGAAALDFSTTPYSVTGDFAVIGGGTCDFTEPLAAGSSCTVAMAFTPQVAGALTGTISFASNDPASPLVAQLSGIGVGAGTTSAALSIPDLAFPATEVGGTASLDETLTNTGTIQLNLSGITITGTNPAEFSLGSAGTCGATLAAGSHCTIEVRFTPQAASAYSATLNVAGNMTSSPLTAGMSGTGMVPVVLNIAETIHVTDADNMMPGVQLAVHEIVHVTDAISGLVPLQTPVLAWSTPLPIVYGTALGGTQLDAAAPVAGTFVYSPPAGTVLGAGSQTLKTAFAPQNTSLYRSATDAVTLLVKAAPLTLTANNASRAYGAPNPQFTGTITGVVNGDQIAEAFATTATATSAPGSYPILVLGITGTGIQNYTLSATNGTLTVTKANVQVQAHASSSISGDGSPVTLNAVVASTTTGTPTGTVTFYQGTTSLGNAALANGAASLQTSQLASGSDSVTASYSGDADFNSGASTAFTETVTTFSVSLSKQSMQVAAGSQAVLTLTASPVGGSFSNAIQLSVSGLPSGAVATFTPSSITPGANPASSTLEIQTANLGAANTFSFGMTARIALGLLLPFLLPRRMRCRLAGFTMLAFLAIALVLNGCGASQTTTSHTYPVTVTATSGQDVQSASFQLTVE
- a CDS encoding winged helix-turn-helix domain-containing protein → MRPVFNGLCRFDDFELDCAGRKVLRNGERIALSPKAFDVLVYLASNPGRLIPKDELMKAVWPESYVEESNLAQQISQLRKAFKDKSDLIATVPGRGYQFTAQVVPLTHPQAELPPAEPNPDVLLLQHVRERTHTVLEQRSETRHASRSLPSWVASSWMIGCAAVLLALSVIGYFGWRHFAPRPQLRKVVIADFLNLTGDSSMDAALKSAVSIGLGQTPYIQLMSDSLIRQTLARMEKPPDTPLLGDTALEICRRGDYQVLLRGHIELTDYRYQLSLEPVNCATGRSLGVFRGQANEKDTILDTLDSEMRRVRAVIGEPNASLAQFSAPLIDATTFSFEALQDYNTGTRLGNAGNSQAAKAMFEKAVAIDPKFAEGWDQLGVAWWDLGDSNKAAAMFQKAYDLSSNVTQDEKFSIRYHYDAATLGDLVAGAKNLEAYTKVYPADDWGWGALADAYVQLGDFPHALTTAEQVLRHGTYHLEMIDEVWIGALFRSNRFADAKRAIAQAQAQGRDGPHLHHMLYEMALIEQDRETQRKEAAWSKNQPEYSKMLRIEAIASADAGKLQEFESSFEKDLPLAAKDISPSFADSMLLDEALIEMEFGRMEKAASVLEKVQNKSDLDSILMDARAGNFTPAKALLRQKESRPTDTFRHYLQLPELRALAALHNHDPLSAIAALEVSRPYELARGDILEVRAQAYLTAGQADQAIAEYQKMLAHPALEDPMLPRTILAHLGLARAYALQRETAASRAEYEKLFELWKDADPGLPILDQARREYRQLDSSSGVHP
- a CDS encoding TetR/AcrR family transcriptional regulator, with amino-acid sequence MKKGEITRQRIIELAAPLFNQRGYAGCSMADIMEATGLEKGGIYRYFESKEALAAEAFLFSQRAVRKLRTDDLQKIPGALEKLRYLMDRFVSEPSSIQGGCPLMNTAVDSDDGNAILRDLVHQAFTDWRSRIAAIIRKGIRDGEIQESCRPAELADTLIAALEGALLMSRLDGTGTALQHARNSMDVLLDVYTRK
- a CDS encoding DHA2 family efflux MFS transporter permease subunit produces the protein MSAAAVAVPSQPHTSRRAINPWVIALTVTLATFMELLDTSIANVSLPYIAGGLGRSFDEVTWILTSYLVANAVVLPMSAWLSRVFGRKNYYMACVALFTITSFLCGIAPSLPFMLLARVLQGVGGGGLAPVEQAILVDTFPPAKRASAFALYTVAIVTAPAIGPVLGGWITDNYNWRWVFLINIPIGILSLFLTNRFVHDPESYAAERSTVRGNDGRLRVDGIGIALIGLGSAALEVLLDRGQIDDWFGSTFISWMMAAAVLCLSSAVIWELRHPDPVIDFRLLKTRNFSIACAFYFLFGVGLFASTTLIPQILQSLYGYRAIDAGLVLGPGAFVITVLAPVGAQLVQRRIVHPRIMLVGAVTVVGISFLHYSRFTLQTDYAHYAWARALQGLGYAFFFVPLTMLAYSELRPDQNNRASSLTNFFRNWGGSFGIAFATTLAERREDFHQSSVGNHLAASAPALQNTVQQMAGYLQAHGFSPADALQAAYARVYSQFTAQSQMLAFMDCFFLIGVMTLAAVPLLLLTRHFRVGGGGGGGH
- a CDS encoding ferredoxin--NADP reductase produces the protein MARQLSVARLENKKLLSERAQCYHLEFSVPAAESFPFISGQFVSVVAEDGNGKQQTRAYSIASGPSANRFDLCVNRVEGGFFSNRLCDLEPGQEVNFHGPHGLFTLRKPLTDSIFIATGTGIAPMRGFAEHLFPESGEDRSEGRHIWLVYGTRHESELYFQKYFEKLAAERPNFHYLATLSRPHEGWEGLRGYVQDHVADVVTRRAAGTPEITVAEGAPYDIHAYICGLNEMVSGNRDRLTGLGWDKKQVIFERYD
- a CDS encoding LytR/AlgR family response regulator transcription factor, encoding MASTAPITALIIDDEQLAREELKYLLDTAGSVEVLAQGSNGVEAVELIREYQPDVVFLDVQMPGLDGFAVLKQLIEHRDLIPQIVFATAFDQYAVRAFDVNAIDYLLKPFDRNRVLQALDRVRLRLQEMNGSEAEPAKPAGDLNIDTLLRLIEQQQASPRPHSGKIVLQAQSRLLLVDQKDICFASIDEGVISVVTPTLEGQSKCRTLEELLELLDPNLFWRAHRSFVVNINHIKEVVPWFKSSYQLRMDDRKQTEIPVSRAQTRRLRELFKL